From Acidothermus cellulolyticus 11B, a single genomic window includes:
- the gyrB gene encoding DNA topoisomerase (ATP-hydrolyzing) subunit B, whose product MTDQALSLDASSYDASSITVLEGLEAVRKRPGMYIGSTGERGLHHLVYEVVDNAVDEALAGACDRIDVTLLADGGVRVVDNGRGIPVDEHPGEKRPAVEVVLTVLHAGAKFGGRGYKVSGGLHGVGVSVVNALSERLDVEVHRDGYVWRQSYRRGTPTGPLQRGEPTDRTGTTVTFWPDPEIFETTRFSFETLANRLREIAFLNKGLTITLRDERPAEHLDSDDAEKPAGGDDPTEVYYRYDGGLVDYVAHLNATKEPAHRSIISFEAHDPVSDMSLEAALQWNTGYTESVHTFANTINTHEGGTHEEGFRAALTYLVNKFGEEWNLIKKKEDRLTGEDIREGLTAILSIKLKEPQFEGQTKTKLGNTEVKSFVQTVCNDRLGEWFEKNPAEGKDIVRKAIQAATARIAARKARDLARNRKGLLGGGGLPGKLVDCQSTNPEECELFIVEGDSAGGSARQGRDPRTQAVLPIRGKILNVERARIDKVLQNNEVQAVISALGTGVHDDFDLARLRYHKVVLMADADVDGQHIRTLLLTLLFRFMKPLVEAGHVYLAQPPLYRIKWSNAPHEFAYSDRERDGLVEAGLAAGKKLPKEQGIQRYKGLGEMNPEELWTTTMDPAQRVLLQVSLDDAARADEIFSILMGDDVEQRRAFIQRNAKDVRFLDI is encoded by the coding sequence GTGACCGATCAAGCACTCTCGCTCGACGCGAGTAGTTACGACGCCTCGTCCATCACGGTTCTCGAGGGCCTGGAGGCGGTCCGCAAGCGGCCCGGCATGTACATCGGATCCACCGGAGAACGCGGTCTGCACCACTTGGTCTACGAGGTGGTCGACAACGCGGTCGACGAGGCGCTCGCCGGGGCTTGCGATCGTATTGACGTCACGCTTCTCGCTGACGGCGGCGTCCGAGTCGTTGACAACGGCCGCGGCATACCCGTCGACGAACACCCTGGCGAGAAACGCCCGGCGGTCGAGGTCGTGCTCACGGTCCTGCACGCCGGCGCCAAGTTTGGCGGCCGCGGTTACAAGGTTTCCGGAGGCCTGCACGGCGTCGGCGTCTCCGTCGTCAACGCCCTCTCCGAGCGGCTGGACGTCGAGGTTCACCGGGACGGTTACGTCTGGCGGCAGAGTTACCGCCGGGGAACTCCAACCGGGCCCCTGCAACGCGGCGAGCCGACCGACCGGACCGGAACGACGGTCACCTTCTGGCCTGACCCGGAGATATTCGAGACGACACGGTTCAGCTTTGAAACCTTGGCGAACCGTCTCCGGGAAATAGCCTTCCTCAATAAGGGTCTCACCATCACGTTGCGGGACGAACGCCCCGCCGAGCATCTTGACTCCGACGACGCGGAGAAGCCGGCCGGCGGCGACGACCCGACCGAGGTTTATTACCGGTACGACGGCGGTCTGGTGGACTACGTCGCCCACCTCAACGCCACAAAGGAACCGGCGCACCGCAGCATCATTTCCTTCGAGGCCCACGATCCAGTCAGCGACATGAGCCTTGAAGCGGCCCTCCAGTGGAACACCGGGTACACCGAGTCGGTGCACACTTTCGCCAACACCATCAACACGCATGAGGGCGGCACGCACGAAGAGGGGTTCCGTGCTGCACTGACCTATTTGGTGAACAAGTTCGGCGAGGAGTGGAACCTCATCAAGAAAAAGGAAGACCGGCTCACGGGAGAAGACATCAGGGAGGGCCTGACCGCGATCCTCTCCATCAAATTGAAGGAACCGCAGTTCGAAGGGCAGACCAAGACGAAGCTCGGCAACACCGAGGTCAAGTCGTTCGTGCAGACCGTCTGCAATGACCGGCTCGGCGAATGGTTCGAGAAGAATCCCGCGGAGGGCAAGGACATCGTCCGGAAAGCCATTCAGGCGGCCACCGCCCGGATCGCGGCGCGCAAAGCGAGGGATTTGGCCAGGAACCGCAAAGGTCTCCTCGGCGGGGGAGGTCTTCCCGGAAAACTGGTCGACTGTCAGAGCACCAATCCGGAGGAGTGCGAGCTCTTCATCGTCGAGGGTGACTCGGCCGGCGGTTCGGCGCGTCAAGGCCGGGATCCGCGGACCCAGGCCGTGTTGCCGATTCGAGGCAAAATCTTGAACGTCGAGCGGGCCCGCATTGACAAGGTTTTGCAAAACAACGAGGTACAGGCGGTCATCTCCGCCCTCGGCACCGGTGTGCACGACGACTTCGACCTGGCCCGGCTGCGGTACCACAAGGTGGTGCTGATGGCGGACGCGGACGTCGACGGCCAACACATCCGTACCCTCCTCCTCACCCTGCTCTTCCGCTTCATGAAGCCGCTCGTGGAAGCCGGGCACGTGTACCTCGCCCAGCCTCCGCTGTACCGCATCAAGTGGAGCAATGCGCCGCACGAATTCGCCTACTCCGACCGCGAACGTGACGGACTGGTCGAGGCCGGCCTTGCCGCCGGGAAGAAACTCCCCAAAGAACAGGGAATTCAGCGGTACAAGGGTCTCGGGGAGATGAATCCCGAAGAGCTGTGGACGACAACCATGGACCCGGCGCAGCGGGTTCTCCTTCAAGTGAGTCTCGACGATGCGGCGCGCGCGGACGAAATCTTCTCCATCCTGATGGGCGACGACGTCGAGCAACGCCGGGCCTTCATCCAGCGCAACGCCAAGGACGTTCGGTTCCTCGATATCTAG
- the dnaN gene encoding DNA polymerase III subunit beta has protein sequence MRFQVDRGLFADAVAWSARTLPARPSMPVLGGLLIEAMDELRIASFDYEVSASASIDATIAETGRALVSGRLLAEISRNLPAQPVDVELDGSRLVIACGASRFTLPLLPIEEYPNLPPLPTLAGTIGADLFATAVSQVVVAAGRDDTLPVLTGVRMEIDRDVMTLAATDRYRLAVRDFHWQPARGDLTAAALIPARTLGEVAKALTTGAEVTIFLSTESTSNENLIGFSGRGTSGERQTTTRLIDGEYVKYRSLLPAEAAATAQVATAALIEAVRRVSLVAPRTSPVRLTFNPDRLTLEAGTGDDAQASEWIDARFESSTGDDEFVIAFNPAYLLDGLGAVESETTTLSFTSPNKPAVLRAGKDADTSADAGSDDYRYLLMPVRLGG, from the coding sequence GTGAGATTCCAAGTTGACCGAGGCCTCTTCGCAGACGCGGTCGCATGGTCGGCGCGGACGTTGCCTGCTCGTCCGTCGATGCCGGTACTAGGCGGATTGCTGATCGAGGCGATGGACGAGCTGCGGATCGCAAGCTTCGATTACGAGGTGTCAGCCAGTGCGTCAATTGACGCGACAATTGCGGAGACGGGACGGGCGCTGGTCTCTGGGCGCTTGCTGGCGGAGATCAGCCGGAACCTCCCTGCGCAACCCGTGGACGTCGAACTCGACGGCTCCCGCCTCGTGATCGCCTGTGGGGCTTCCCGTTTCACCCTTCCGTTGCTGCCGATCGAGGAGTACCCGAACCTGCCGCCCCTGCCTACGCTCGCGGGTACCATCGGGGCTGATCTTTTTGCCACGGCTGTTTCTCAGGTCGTGGTGGCGGCCGGACGCGACGACACACTTCCCGTTCTGACCGGCGTCCGGATGGAAATTGATCGAGACGTGATGACGTTGGCGGCAACGGATCGGTATCGGCTCGCGGTGCGTGACTTTCACTGGCAGCCGGCCCGCGGCGATCTCACCGCGGCGGCGCTGATTCCAGCGCGCACTCTCGGCGAGGTTGCCAAGGCCTTGACGACCGGGGCGGAAGTGACGATCTTTTTGTCGACGGAATCGACGTCGAACGAGAATCTCATCGGCTTCTCCGGCCGTGGCACCTCAGGAGAACGGCAAACGACGACGCGCCTGATCGATGGTGAGTACGTCAAATACCGGTCACTCCTGCCGGCGGAAGCCGCTGCGACTGCACAGGTTGCGACCGCGGCTCTGATCGAGGCAGTACGCCGCGTGTCACTTGTCGCACCGCGCACGTCCCCGGTACGGCTGACGTTCAATCCGGATCGGCTGACGCTGGAAGCCGGGACCGGCGATGACGCTCAAGCATCGGAGTGGATCGACGCGCGGTTCGAAAGCAGCACCGGCGATGACGAGTTCGTCATTGCGTTCAATCCCGCGTATCTCCTCGATGGTCTTGGCGCGGTGGAGTCCGAGACGACGACGCTGTCGTTCACCTCACCCAACAAGCCGGCGGTCCTGCGTGCCGGGAAAGATGCGGATACGTCAGCGGATGCCGGTTCCGACGACTACCGGTATCTGCTCATGCCGGTCCGTCTTGGCGGCTGA
- a CDS encoding DUF721 domain-containing protein, protein MPTDHTKSADHADGPDLARAALRRARERARRAGQPPLWSTRRDPQTSTGEPELLGASVHRILRDLGWLDRITITRLVDEWPKIIGPELAQHCRPESYDRGVLHIQADSTAWATQLRLLLPQLTARVQEAAGDLIRLVDVRGPTAPSWRHGPLRVRGAGPRDTYG, encoded by the coding sequence TTGCCGACTGATCACACCAAGTCGGCTGATCACGCCGACGGCCCGGACCTTGCCCGGGCGGCACTGCGCCGCGCTCGGGAAAGGGCTCGGCGGGCAGGCCAGCCGCCACTCTGGTCGACGCGCCGCGACCCGCAAACGTCGACTGGTGAGCCGGAACTTCTTGGTGCGTCGGTGCACCGCATTCTGCGCGACCTCGGCTGGCTGGACCGGATCACCATTACGCGCCTGGTCGATGAGTGGCCAAAGATCATCGGACCTGAGCTGGCCCAGCACTGCCGGCCGGAGAGCTACGACCGCGGCGTGCTCCACATACAGGCGGATTCGACCGCCTGGGCAACACAGCTTCGGCTTCTTCTACCGCAGTTGACCGCCCGGGTCCAGGAGGCCGCCGGCGATCTTATTCGGCTGGTCGATGTCAGAGGACCGACCGCGCCGTCATGGCGCCACGGCCCGCTCCGGGTCCGCGGCGCCGGGCCACGCGACACTTACGGCTGA
- the dnaA gene encoding chromosomal replication initiator protein DnaA, which yields MAERVAGDPELAILWSRTVDRLQRQGDLSPQYQAWISLIQPLALVEDTAVLAAPHSFAKEVLETRLRPALLAALAAEAGRELRIAVSVETPADVAAETASTSTATEADDVDEMDEAAHEPASGRSSIDLASQRRAHEAARLNPKYTFETFVIGASNRFAHAAAFAAAESPAKAYNPLFIYGDSGLGKTHLLHAIGHYALSLFGNIRVRYVSSEEFTNDFINSIRDGKAEGFRRRYRDVDVLLVDDIQFLENKEQTQEEFFHTFNTLHNANKQIVISSDRAPKQLVTLEDRLRNRFEWGLITDVQPPELETRIAILRKKAAQEGLDIPNEVLEYIASKISSNIRELEGALIRISAFANLNRQRVDLALAEVVLKDLIPDSQTPEITAALIMAETGAYFGVSIEDLCGSSRSRVLVTARQVAMYLCRELTDLSLPKIGQHFGGRDHTTVMHADRKIRALMAERRSIYNQVTELTNRIKMRAR from the coding sequence ATCTCTCCCCCCAGTACCAGGCATGGATCTCACTCATCCAGCCCTTGGCGTTGGTCGAAGACACCGCCGTCCTCGCAGCGCCACACAGCTTTGCGAAGGAAGTTCTTGAGACCCGGCTCCGGCCGGCACTGCTCGCCGCCCTCGCAGCGGAAGCCGGCCGCGAACTACGCATCGCCGTCAGCGTCGAGACACCTGCCGATGTCGCGGCCGAGACGGCATCCACCAGCACAGCGACCGAAGCCGATGACGTCGATGAGATGGACGAAGCGGCTCACGAACCAGCGTCGGGTCGATCCAGTATCGATCTTGCGAGCCAGCGGCGGGCACACGAGGCCGCTCGATTGAACCCGAAGTACACCTTCGAGACCTTCGTCATCGGAGCAAGCAATCGGTTCGCTCATGCCGCCGCTTTTGCCGCCGCCGAGTCCCCCGCCAAGGCCTATAACCCCCTTTTCATCTACGGCGACTCCGGATTAGGCAAGACGCACCTTCTGCACGCCATTGGGCACTACGCGTTGAGCCTTTTCGGCAACATACGTGTCCGCTACGTGAGTTCCGAGGAATTCACCAACGACTTCATCAATTCAATCCGGGACGGAAAAGCGGAGGGATTCCGCCGACGGTACCGTGACGTCGACGTCCTCCTTGTCGACGACATCCAATTCCTTGAGAACAAGGAGCAAACGCAGGAAGAGTTCTTTCACACCTTCAACACCCTGCACAACGCCAACAAGCAAATCGTCATCTCGAGCGATCGGGCACCAAAACAACTGGTGACGCTTGAAGACCGGCTTCGGAACCGATTCGAATGGGGGCTCATCACCGACGTTCAACCACCGGAGCTCGAGACGCGGATCGCGATCCTCCGCAAGAAGGCGGCGCAAGAAGGCCTGGACATACCCAACGAGGTACTCGAGTACATCGCCAGCAAGATTTCCAGCAATATTCGCGAGCTGGAAGGCGCGCTGATCCGCATCAGCGCCTTCGCGAACCTCAACCGTCAACGAGTCGACCTCGCCTTGGCTGAGGTGGTCCTAAAGGACCTGATCCCTGACAGTCAGACACCGGAGATCACCGCAGCCCTCATCATGGCGGAAACCGGTGCCTACTTCGGCGTGTCAATCGAAGATCTCTGCGGGTCATCCCGCAGCCGGGTTCTCGTCACCGCCCGGCAGGTTGCCATGTATCTCTGCCGGGAGCTGACTGATCTTTCTCTTCCGAAGATCGGCCAGCACTTTGGCGGACGGGATCACACGACGGTCATGCACGCAGACCGGAAGATTCGAGCCCTTATGGCGGAGCGTCGATCGATTTACAACCAGGTCACTGAGCTGACCAACCGGATCAAGATGCGGGCGCGATGA
- the recF gene encoding DNA replication/repair protein RecF (All proteins in this family for which functions are known are DNA-binding proteins that assist the filamentation of RecA onto DNA for the initiation of recombination or recombinational repair.) — MYLSRLELTDFRSYRRAALELDPGVNVFVGSNGQGKTNLVEAVCYLALLRSHRTATDAPLVRQGSERAVLHGEVLTSGRRIDLDVEIVPGRANRLRVNGHATRRARDLVGILRVVIFAPEDLALVKGDPAARRDYLDDVLVELRPRLFAVRAEYEKALRQRNAFLRAVAQDGQQVDRNSLDVWNLHFARAAAALLDARRRLVHELAPFVEKAYAAISGGSGAVRLEYRSTVPEEVLQDADEETRIAGILAALRKVQDAELARGLTLVGPHRDDLNLELDSRPARGYASHGESWSYALALRLGAYELLRSDGETPVMILDDVYAELDQQRRRRLTGCVSGAEQLLITSAVDEPDLPVGRRYVVHESQVHVAD, encoded by the coding sequence GTGTATCTGAGCCGTCTCGAATTGACCGACTTTCGGTCATATCGACGCGCCGCGCTTGAGCTCGACCCGGGAGTGAACGTCTTCGTCGGATCCAACGGGCAGGGCAAGACGAATCTCGTCGAGGCCGTCTGCTACCTGGCCCTGTTGCGCAGCCACCGGACGGCGACCGACGCGCCGCTTGTTCGGCAGGGCAGCGAACGCGCCGTCCTGCATGGGGAAGTCCTGACCTCCGGCCGCCGCATTGACCTGGATGTGGAAATCGTCCCCGGTCGGGCGAACAGACTCCGTGTCAATGGACACGCAACCCGCCGCGCCCGGGACCTGGTCGGAATTCTGCGGGTCGTCATCTTTGCCCCGGAGGATCTCGCCTTAGTGAAAGGCGATCCCGCGGCGCGACGGGACTATCTCGATGATGTTCTCGTGGAGTTGCGTCCGCGGCTGTTCGCCGTCCGTGCCGAGTACGAGAAGGCCTTGCGGCAGCGCAATGCATTTCTTCGTGCCGTGGCGCAGGACGGCCAGCAGGTCGATCGCAACAGCCTCGACGTGTGGAACCTGCACTTTGCGCGGGCGGCCGCGGCACTTCTCGACGCACGACGACGGCTGGTTCACGAACTGGCGCCTTTCGTCGAGAAGGCGTACGCCGCAATCTCAGGCGGCAGTGGAGCTGTTCGCCTGGAATACCGGAGCACTGTCCCGGAAGAAGTGTTGCAGGACGCCGACGAGGAGACACGGATCGCCGGTATTCTCGCCGCACTCCGCAAGGTCCAGGACGCCGAACTGGCCCGCGGGCTCACCCTCGTCGGGCCGCATCGCGATGATCTCAACTTGGAGCTGGATAGCCGCCCGGCCCGGGGTTATGCCAGCCACGGTGAGTCGTGGTCGTACGCTCTCGCGCTGCGCCTAGGGGCGTACGAGCTGCTCCGCTCGGATGGGGAGACACCGGTGATGATTCTGGACGACGTGTACGCCGAGCTGGATCAGCAGCGCAGGCGCAGGCTGACCGGATGTGTCAGCGGAGCCGAACAATTGCTCATCACGTCAGCGGTTGACGAACCCGACCTTCCGGTCGGGCGCCGCTACGTCGTCCATGAGAGCCAGGTGCACGTTGCCGACTGA